The stretch of DNA TGGTGGGACGGGTACGGAAAAGCTGTTGTCATCGATCACGGGAGCAATATTTCAACATTGTATGCGCATATGTCACGGATATACTTACAAGCCGGGAATGCAGTTAAAAAAGGCCAGATGGTCGGGCTTTGCGGCAGCACCGGATATTCGACCGGCCCGCACCTGCATTTTGAGATCCGCGTAAAAGGCAAACCGCAGGATCCGAGGAAATATTTGCCATAAGGAGCATTAATAAATGAAGATCAATAAAAGATTTGTTGCTGGAGTAATTGTGGTCTGTTTTATTTTTTCGGTCGGGTTTTTTATCGGGAAGCTCAAAGCCGCGGAAGAACTTGAGAACAAATTAGAGGTCTTCCTGCAGGTATTAAGTCTGATCAAAAGCCAGTATGTCGAAAAAAATCTTGATAATTCGAAGCTTGTGTACGGATCTATCCGCGGCCTGTTGAATTCTCTGGATGATCCTTACAGCAGATTCCTCGATCCTCAAGGATATTCCGAAATGCGCGTCAGGCTCAAAGGGACGTACAGCGGGATCGGGATCTATATCGGGATAAAAGACAACCAGATCACCGTTATTTCCCCCATCCCGGGAACCCCTGCCGACAAAGAGGGATTAAAGGCAAAAGACAAGATTATGGCCATTGACGACAAGGCAACCAAGGATATGGCCCTTGAGCAAGCAGTCTCGCTCATCCGAGGACAAAAGGGCACAAAAGTCAAACTTAGCATACAAAGGTTCGGCTTTAAAGAGCCAAAAGATTTTAGTGTTGCCAGGGATAAGATAGAGATCAAGAGCGCAGCATTCAAATTATTGCCGGATAATATCGCATATATCAAATTGAATACTTTTGAAAAGCAAAGCGCGCCTTCCGAATTCAAAGACACAATTGATAAGGCTAAGAACAAGAGAGCCAGGGGATTAATAATTGACTTGCGCGGCAACGGGGGAGGGCTTCTCGATAATGCCATCCAAATAGGGAGCATGTTCGTCCCGTCAGGCGCGATTGTCCAAACTGTCGACCGCGAAGGGAATAAGGATATCAAGTATTCAACGGGGGCGGTTATCTGGAAACTCCCAACTATTGTGTTAATAGATGAATCATCAGCATCCGCATCAGAAATTTTGGCCGGCGCGCTGCAAGACCATAAGATCGCGACCATTGTCGGGACTAGGTCGTTCGGGAAGGCGTCAGTTCAAACTGTGCGCGTCCTTGAAGACGAGTCGGCGGTGCTTTTGACGATTGCAAAGTATTTGACGCCGAACGGTACAGATATTTCAAAAAAAGGCATTCAACCCGACATCGCGGTTGTTGAGCCGACAAGTGAAGCGGAAGCTGTGAGGCTTGACCAAATAGGGCATGATACCCAGCTTGACAAGGCAGTGGAAGTATTAAAAAGCAAACTATGAGCCATCAGGACAATAATATAAGGTTAGACGCGTCAGGCATGCTTGATGTTGTCTTGCGTGCGCCCGCTGACCTTATCGAAACATATAAGATCGAGCATGGCCCCGGACCGCAAAAAAAGTTTGATGGGATTGTTATCGGCGGGATGGGAGGGTCGGCGATCGCCGGAAATGTCATCTCGGACCTATTTTCACAATCTTTAAAAATATCTATCTATGTATGCCGAAGGTACGTCCTTCCTGCGAATTTTACGGACAAATCCCTGTTCATTGCCATAAGCTATTCCGGCAATACTGAAGAAACGCTTTCAGCCATGAAGGACGCGGAGTCGCGGGGGATGCAGATCCTTTGCATCACTTCAGGCGGCAAGCTTCGGGATATCGCCCAGGACAAAAAGTACCAGCTGATCGAGATTAAAAAGGAACTCCAGCCGAGAGCCGCGTTCTATATTATATTGACATCCCTCCTTAAAGCGCTTGAGGGCTTAAAGATCATTCCTTCGCAGGGAACAGATGTCATCGAAGCGGCAAAAGTTTTGGAAAATATGAGACCGGAAATGCAAAGACCGGATAGGACAAATGAAATAAAACAGCTTGCCCAAAAAATAAAAGACAAGGTACCGCTTATTTTCACGAGCGCCGGCGTGACAGAGGCTGCCGGCCGGAGGATGAAAACCCAGCTTAATGAAAATAGCAAGCTATCGGCCTTTATGACGGTTTTTCCGGAGGTCAACCATAACGAGATCGTAGGATATGCCGGCCTCAAGAAACAATCAAGCCCTTATTCAATGATCGTCCTGCGCGATGAAGATGAGCATATCAGGATAAACAAGCGGATCGAAATTACCAAGTCTCTTATCGGAAGCAATCTCGGCGGTATAAACGAGATCAGGTCCCGAGGCAAAAGCAGGCTTGCCAGGATCCTTTCATTGATATTTTACGGCGACGTCTTAAGCGTCTACACGGCGTTTGCGCGCGGGATGGATCCCACGCCAGTTGATATCATAGAAAAACTTAAGAAGGAATTGAACAGGTGAAGGCAGTAATTATAGCCGGAGGGCTTGGCACCAGGCTCCGCCCTCTTACATATAATACCCCGAAACCGATCGTTCCTGTCGCGAACAGGGCGTTTGTGATCCACCAGATAGAACATCTAAAACGGCATGGGGTTTCTGAAATAATTTTGAAC from Candidatus Saganbacteria bacterium encodes:
- a CDS encoding S41 family peptidase, with product MKINKRFVAGVIVVCFIFSVGFFIGKLKAAEELENKLEVFLQVLSLIKSQYVEKNLDNSKLVYGSIRGLLNSLDDPYSRFLDPQGYSEMRVRLKGTYSGIGIYIGIKDNQITVISPIPGTPADKEGLKAKDKIMAIDDKATKDMALEQAVSLIRGQKGTKVKLSIQRFGFKEPKDFSVARDKIEIKSAAFKLLPDNIAYIKLNTFEKQSAPSEFKDTIDKAKNKRARGLIIDLRGNGGGLLDNAIQIGSMFVPSGAIVQTVDREGNKDIKYSTGAVIWKLPTIVLIDESSASASEILAGALQDHKIATIVGTRSFGKASVQTVRVLEDESAVLLTIAKYLTPNGTDISKKGIQPDIAVVEPTSEAEAVRLDQIGHDTQLDKAVEVLKSKL
- a CDS encoding bifunctional phosphoglucose/phosphomannose isomerase, whose protein sequence is MSHQDNNIRLDASGMLDVVLRAPADLIETYKIEHGPGPQKKFDGIVIGGMGGSAIAGNVISDLFSQSLKISIYVCRRYVLPANFTDKSLFIAISYSGNTEETLSAMKDAESRGMQILCITSGGKLRDIAQDKKYQLIEIKKELQPRAAFYIILTSLLKALEGLKIIPSQGTDVIEAAKVLENMRPEMQRPDRTNEIKQLAQKIKDKVPLIFTSAGVTEAAGRRMKTQLNENSKLSAFMTVFPEVNHNEIVGYAGLKKQSSPYSMIVLRDEDEHIRINKRIEITKSLIGSNLGGINEIRSRGKSRLARILSLIFYGDVLSVYTAFARGMDPTPVDIIEKLKKELNR